A section of the Telopea speciosissima isolate NSW1024214 ecotype Mountain lineage chromosome 3, Tspe_v1, whole genome shotgun sequence genome encodes:
- the LOC122653637 gene encoding 17.3 kDa class II heat shock protein-like, with translation MDVRLMGFDGPLISTLQHMLDGSYDADKSFNAPTRTYVRDAKAMASTPADIKEYPNSYVFIIDMPGLKSGDIKVQVEDDNVLLISGERKPEEEKDGAKYVRMERRVGKFMRKFVLPENANTEAISAVCKDGVLTVTVQKLPPPEPKKPKTIEVKIA, from the coding sequence ATGGATGTCAGGCTAATGGGTTTCGATGGTCCTTTAATCTCGACGCTGCAACACATGTTGGACGGCTCCTACGATGCGGATAAGTCCTTTAACGCTCCCACTCGAACTTATGTCCGAGACGCCAAGGCTATGGCTTCCACCCCTGCAGACATCAAAGAGTACCCCAACTCATACGTCTTCATCATCGACATGCCAGGTCTCAAGTCCGGTGACATCAAGGTTCAGGTTGAAGACGACAATGTGCTTCTCATTAGCGGAGAGCGAAAGccagaggaggagaaagatggGGCAAAGTATGTGAGGATGGAGCGCAGGGTGGGCAAGTTCATGAGGAAGTTCGTGTTACCTGAGAATGCCAACACAGAAGCCATCTCTGCCGTCTGCAAGGACGGTGTTCTCACCGTTACAGTCCAGAAGCTACCTCCGCCTGAACCCAAGAAGCCCAAGACCATCGAGGTCAAGATCGCCTGA